In one Spirosoma rigui genomic region, the following are encoded:
- a CDS encoding transglycosylase domain-containing protein, with the protein MTYRQRKALRIAGWVFLGLFILVVIGGVFAYSKRETLLQTALNRAVRKAKRDYDLDVRIGSAGFTGLNSVAFSNVSVVPQDRDSLARIGRVEVGVRFWPLLAGKIALSGMTLENGLVQVIKRDSLTNIDFLIRRKQRDSSALADKPVQTRRANLANVAENLIDNILSKIPEDLNVRNLEFKGVDNEDTISLLTQTAYIKDEAVASTLKLNGKEATWHIAGTADPADREYNLAFYADGQDGRPKPLELAYIQKRFNLKLQADTIRAELRDVDRSGGEFRLEGAGSVRNLRINHPAIARTDVLVPNASMDANLFVGENYVGVDSTSVLRLGEVSARPFLKYTLASPNTGDTDQPSGKVYEVQLHTDQLDAQSLFNSFPQGLFESLEGMQVTGKLKYDLAFRLDTALPDSVKFNSGLTQDGFRILKMGQTDFAAINKPFVYTPYEKGKPVRSIEVGPSNPNYTPLNQIAPDLRNALLTSEDYNFFTHNGFNEKAFRVSIATNFKEKSFKRGASTVSMQLVKNAFLNRNKTLSRKIEEILIVWLIENEHIIPKERMYEVYLNIIEWGRNIYGIGEAARYYFDKRPSDLNLGESIFLAFVVPRPKAALNWFVPDGTLQTRNVRGYFKLIGRIMARRGLTAPDSGAYGFYDVRLREGLRRQVAPVDTLFQSDSLMTDPLDNELEEGESNDGLGNFFRRLFKGNKSQDSRSESTQPSLNTTRPDALPGETAPADTVKTRKQLRQERRERKRREREEQELRQNGGTS; encoded by the coding sequence ATGACGTATCGTCAACGTAAGGCCCTCCGTATAGCAGGCTGGGTATTTTTAGGCCTCTTCATCCTGGTCGTTATTGGGGGTGTATTTGCATATTCGAAACGCGAAACCTTGCTCCAGACGGCTCTCAACCGGGCGGTTCGCAAAGCCAAGCGAGACTATGACCTCGACGTCCGCATCGGGTCGGCGGGGTTTACGGGCCTAAATTCCGTCGCTTTCAGCAACGTCTCTGTCGTTCCGCAGGATCGCGACAGCCTGGCCCGAATTGGCCGCGTTGAAGTGGGCGTTCGGTTCTGGCCACTGCTGGCGGGGAAAATTGCCCTGTCGGGAATGACGCTCGAAAACGGGTTGGTACAGGTCATCAAGCGCGACTCCCTGACGAATATTGACTTTTTAATCCGTCGTAAACAGCGCGATTCATCAGCCCTGGCCGACAAGCCCGTTCAGACCCGTCGGGCGAATCTGGCTAACGTAGCCGAAAACTTAATCGATAACATCCTGTCGAAAATTCCCGAGGATCTCAACGTACGGAATCTGGAGTTCAAGGGTGTCGATAATGAGGATACCATCAGCCTGCTGACCCAGACCGCCTACATCAAAGACGAAGCGGTTGCGTCCACGCTGAAACTTAACGGTAAAGAAGCAACCTGGCATATTGCCGGCACGGCCGATCCGGCTGACCGGGAATATAACCTGGCTTTTTACGCCGACGGGCAGGACGGTCGCCCTAAGCCTTTGGAACTGGCCTACATTCAGAAACGCTTCAACCTGAAACTACAAGCCGACACAATCCGGGCCGAATTACGGGATGTCGACCGGTCGGGGGGCGAGTTCCGGCTCGAAGGGGCCGGTTCTGTCCGGAACCTGCGGATCAACCACCCCGCCATCGCCCGTACCGACGTGCTTGTTCCCAATGCCTCAATGGACGCTAACCTGTTCGTGGGCGAGAACTATGTGGGTGTCGATAGTACGTCTGTCCTTCGGTTGGGCGAAGTAAGTGCGCGGCCTTTTCTTAAATATACGCTGGCCAGCCCCAACACGGGCGATACTGACCAGCCGTCGGGTAAGGTGTATGAGGTACAGCTTCATACCGATCAGCTCGATGCGCAGTCGCTGTTCAATTCCTTTCCCCAGGGGTTATTTGAATCGCTCGAGGGAATGCAGGTTACGGGTAAGCTGAAATATGATCTGGCATTCCGGCTCGACACGGCCCTGCCCGATTCGGTAAAGTTCAACTCCGGCCTGACGCAGGATGGGTTTCGGATTCTGAAGATGGGGCAAACTGATTTTGCCGCCATTAACAAACCGTTTGTCTACACTCCCTACGAAAAAGGCAAACCGGTACGATCCATTGAGGTTGGCCCCTCCAACCCAAACTATACCCCCCTCAACCAGATCGCCCCTGATCTGCGGAATGCCCTGCTAACCTCGGAAGACTATAATTTCTTCACCCACAACGGATTCAACGAAAAAGCATTCCGGGTGTCGATTGCCACGAATTTCAAGGAGAAATCGTTCAAACGGGGCGCCAGTACCGTATCGATGCAGCTGGTAAAAAACGCGTTTTTGAACCGCAACAAGACGCTCTCGCGCAAGATCGAGGAGATTTTGATCGTCTGGCTGATCGAGAACGAACATATCATCCCCAAAGAGCGGATGTATGAAGTCTACCTGAACATCATTGAATGGGGCCGGAACATCTACGGCATTGGCGAGGCTGCCCGTTATTACTTCGACAAGCGCCCGTCCGATCTGAACCTGGGCGAAAGTATTTTCCTGGCTTTTGTCGTACCGCGTCCTAAGGCAGCCCTGAACTGGTTCGTTCCGGATGGCACGTTGCAAACCCGTAATGTGCGGGGCTATTTTAAACTCATTGGCCGTATCATGGCCCGGCGTGGCCTGACAGCCCCCGATTCGGGCGCGTATGGCTTTTATGATGTGCGGTTGCGCGAGGGATTGCGCCGGCAGGTGGCTCCCGTGGATACCCTCTTCCAGTCGGACAGCCTGATGACCGATCCGCTGGACAATGAACTGGAGGAAGGCGAGAGCAACGACGGACTGGGTAATTTTTTCCGTCGTTTGTTTAAAGGAAACAAATCGCAGGACAGCCGCTCTGAAAGTACACAGCCCTCGCTAAACACTACCCGGCCCGATGCCCTGCCGGGTGAAACCGCCCCCGCCGATACGGTTAAAACCCGCAAACAGCTCCGGCAGGAACGGCGGGAACGCAAACGGCGGGAACGGGAAGAGCAGGAGCTACGCCAGAACGGAGGTACCTCGTAG